In Girardinichthys multiradiatus isolate DD_20200921_A chromosome 18, DD_fGirMul_XY1, whole genome shotgun sequence, a single window of DNA contains:
- the zgc:162730 gene encoding mRNA decay activator protein ZFP36, whose amino-acid sequence MSDMLDDILAKNFLNLALNEDPQLSQSQLKIPGQNRLSRSASFFSPSSQAASSILNSSSEHVNNDDNGSSIWSSNIWSQAPVSNKKQFSFRPDRSMSLTEPSSLLPSIGHFKGLEPFPPSPATTVAPPPGFPPSSNLPPQVPPMLSSNRYKTELCRGYQESGTCKYGSKCQFAHGEAELRGLYRHPKYKTEPCRTFYNFGYCPYGSRCHFIHEEKITGGPLPSAKFQKQLNPSASGDHNPRHQLRQSVSFAGFMGPSRSTSPPSFTALFNDPNMAFTRAPSVSPPPADLLSPVFGDSMQRETSAFQFGSHQTCTSTGDIPLILEPKPTRCVCGHGNNFTSNKTRPFPNTVDQDSSMLCPSLSSTGVFTRPTGLQRFSSEDSLEDSYSSSSSSGTESPTFDGSATKRLTVFERLSLSD is encoded by the exons ATGTCCGATATGCTTGACGACATTTTGGCAAAA AACTTTCTGAACCTGGCCTTGAATGAGGACCCGCAGCTGTCACAGTCACAGCTTAAAATCCCAGGGCAAAACCGACTGAGCCGATCTGCCTCCTTCTTCTCCCCCTCCTCCCAAGCTGCCTCCTCAATCCTCAATTCAAGTTCTGAGCATGTTAACAACGATGACAATGGCAGCTCTATCTGGTCATCCAACATATGGAGTCAAGCACCGGTttccaacaaaaaacaattctCCTTCCGGCCTGACCGCTCCATGAGCCTGACCGAGCCCAGCAGCCTGCTTCCTTCAATCGGACACTTTAAAGGCCTGGAGCCTTTTCCCCCGAGCCCTGCTACTACAGTAGCCCCCCCACCAGGGTTTCCTCCCTCATCTAATCTCCCACCTCAGGTACCACCAATGCTTTCCTCTAACCGTTACAAGACTGAGTTGTGTCGTGGCTACCAGGAAAGCGGCACTTGCAAGTATGGCAGCAAGTGTCAGTTTGCCCACGGCGAAGCCGAACTGAGAGGACTGTACCGCCACCCTAAGTATAAGACCGAGCCCTGCAGAACCTTCTACAACTTTGGCTACTGTCCATATGGCTCACGCTGTCACTTCATCCATGAGGAGAAAATCACTGGTGGTCCCTTACCATCTGCCAAATTCCAGAAGCAACTAAATCCCTCTGCATCTGGCGACCACAACCCACGCCACCAGCTCCGCCAGAGTGTCAGCTTCGCTGGCTTCATGGGCCCTTCCCGCAGCACCTCTCCTCCATCATTCACTGCACTCTTCAATGATCCCAACATGGCATTCACCCGCGCTCCTTCAGTTtcccctcctcctgcagatctCCTCTCACCCGTGTTTGGAGACTCCATGCAGAGGGAAACATCAGCATTCCAGTTTGGCAGTCATCAGACCTGCACTAGCACCGGAGACATTCCTCTAATCCTGGAGCCAAAACCCACACGCTGTGTGTGCGGCCACGGAAATAACTTTACCAGCAACAAAACTAGACCCTTCCCCAACACTGTGGACCAGGACAGCAGCATGCTGTGTCCTAGTCTCAGCAGTACTGGGGTTTTCACAAGACCCACCGGACTGCAGCGCTTTTCCTCCGAGGACTCCCTGGAGGAcagctacagcagcagcagctccagtgGGACTGAGTCTCCAACCTTTGATGGGTCAGCCACCAAGCGGCTCACTGTGTTTGAGCGTTTATCCCTGTCTGATTAA